From a region of the Methanomassiliicoccales archaeon genome:
- a CDS encoding S1 family peptidase has product MSIDKNTSRSSIIFILTVVAVLLAGTLFMGSTSAIINGQPDDDGHPAVCAVTVYDEYGDFIGFGSGTLISPTVVLTAGHVTILAYYVIVYFGEDAVNNPIYMGTGTPHTYPDFYMPSSMAGGLFNFHGDVGVVVLDEPVPSSVVSPADYGLLPTAGAVDTLSQKAPVDLVGYGFNELVTGEGMPYFDEYGIRYNATCDFIRSNYVASEEFMKLSGNPSKDKGGTTFGDSGGPVLMHGTNTILGITSFGPSYWCKSTWYAFRVDTDPILNWINSFL; this is encoded by the coding sequence ATGTCTATTGACAAGAACACTTCCAGATCGTCAATCATTTTCATACTCACGGTTGTCGCGGTCCTTCTTGCAGGTACATTGTTCATGGGATCCACCTCGGCCATCATAAACGGTCAGCCCGATGATGATGGGCATCCGGCGGTATGCGCGGTGACCGTCTACGATGAATATGGAGACTTTATCGGTTTCGGTTCAGGAACGCTCATCTCGCCCACGGTGGTTCTCACGGCAGGGCACGTGACCATACTTGCCTACTACGTCATCGTGTATTTTGGTGAAGACGCCGTCAACAATCCTATTTACATGGGCACTGGAACCCCGCACACCTATCCTGATTTCTACATGCCGTCATCCATGGCAGGAGGTCTCTTCAACTTCCATGGAGATGTTGGAGTAGTGGTACTTGACGAGCCCGTTCCATCGAGCGTGGTCAGCCCTGCAGATTATGGTTTGCTACCCACCGCGGGAGCGGTCGACACCCTGTCTCAGAAGGCTCCAGTGGATCTGGTGGGATACGGTTTCAATGAGCTGGTAACCGGCGAGGGAATGCCATACTTTGATGAATATGGCATTAGGTACAATGCAACCTGCGATTTCATTAGGTCCAATTATGTGGCGAGCGAAGAGTTCATGAAGCTCTCCGGCAACCCATCAAAGGACAAGGGCGGCACAACCTTTGGCGATTCAGGCGGACCAGTTCTGATGCATGGTACCAACACGATTCTTGGAATCACATCATTCGGACCGAGCTACTGGTGCAAGAGTACCTGGTACGCATTCAGAGTTGACACAGATCCTATTCTAAACTGGATCAACTCGTTCCTCTAG
- a CDS encoding Ni/Fe hydrogenase subunit alpha encodes MKDRIVINPVTRIEGHAMVTIFLDENQSAQEARFQVTFFRGFEKFCEGRPYYEMPGITSRACGICPVSHLLASAKACDELASVSIPRTAEMLRRLMHMGQIIQSHALNFFHLSSPDLLLGIDSDPANRNIFYLMEKHPDVAMNGIRLRKFGQEIIEKLGGKRVHPSDWIVPGGVKWPLEKENADYILSKLPEALDITIGTISMFKDLLEKLDEGTKSLGDFPSYYMGLVNSEGGLEHYDGKLRIIDPKGRIVADQLDPGHYFEYIKEAVEPWSYMKFPYYEPLGYPEGTYRVGPLARLNISSHCGTPLADEELKEFKKLGENGIVQSTFHYHYARLIEILFCIEHARDLLEDPEILSERVWSKASLNRSEGVGVAEAPRGTLIHHYKVDEDGMTTWVNMIIATEHCNTAFNKAVTQVAKRYIDGSRISEGLLNRIETVIRAFDPCLSCSTHALGRMALDARIYDSDGNLLDRALR; translated from the coding sequence ATGAAGGACAGAATCGTCATAAACCCGGTCACCCGGATAGAGGGACACGCGATGGTCACCATCTTCCTGGACGAGAACCAATCCGCCCAGGAGGCCCGATTCCAGGTGACCTTCTTCAGGGGATTCGAGAAATTCTGTGAGGGCCGTCCCTACTACGAGATGCCGGGTATCACCTCCAGGGCCTGCGGAATCTGCCCGGTGAGCCATCTCCTCGCCTCGGCCAAGGCATGCGACGAGTTGGCATCGGTGTCGATCCCGAGAACGGCTGAGATGCTGCGTCGCTTGATGCATATGGGGCAGATCATCCAATCTCACGCCCTCAACTTCTTCCATCTCTCATCCCCGGATCTCCTCCTTGGAATTGATTCAGATCCGGCCAACAGGAACATCTTTTACCTGATGGAGAAGCACCCCGATGTGGCCATGAACGGCATCAGGCTCAGGAAGTTCGGTCAGGAGATCATTGAGAAGCTGGGCGGAAAGAGAGTGCACCCCAGCGACTGGATCGTGCCTGGAGGAGTAAAGTGGCCGCTGGAGAAGGAGAACGCTGACTACATCCTTTCCAAACTCCCCGAGGCCTTGGACATAACAATTGGAACCATTTCAATGTTCAAGGACCTCTTGGAGAAACTAGATGAAGGGACCAAGAGTCTGGGAGATTTCCCATCCTACTACATGGGACTGGTTAATTCAGAGGGGGGACTCGAACACTACGATGGCAAGCTAAGAATCATCGATCCAAAAGGAAGAATTGTCGCAGATCAGCTAGATCCAGGGCATTATTTCGAATATATAAAGGAGGCTGTTGAACCCTGGTCATATATGAAGTTCCCCTACTACGAGCCCTTGGGATATCCAGAGGGGACATACAGAGTCGGACCCCTGGCAAGGCTCAATATATCATCTCACTGCGGCACACCACTCGCTGACGAGGAACTCAAGGAATTCAAGAAGCTGGGTGAGAATGGGATCGTCCAGAGCACCTTCCACTACCATTATGCGCGCTTGATAGAGATCCTCTTCTGCATCGAGCACGCAAGGGACCTACTTGAGGATCCTGAGATCCTCTCCGAACGAGTGTGGTCCAAAGCCTCTTTGAACAGAAGCGAGGGCGTAGGGGTGGCCGAGGCTCCTAGGGGCACGCTCATTCATCATTACAAGGTCGACGAGGATGGAATGACTACCTGGGTCAACATGATAATAGCCACCGAGCACTGCAATACCGCCTTCAACAAGGCGGTGACTCAGGTGGCCAAGAGATACATCGACGGGAGCAGGATCAGTGAGGGGCTTCTCAACAGGATCGAGACCGTCATCCGTGCCTTCGATCCATGCTTGAGCTGTTCGACCCATGCTTTGGGCAGGATGGCCCTTGATGCCCGTATCTATGACTCTGATGGCAACCTCCTGGACAGAGCTCTCCGTTAA
- a CDS encoding oxidoreductase encodes MRSDEGVRFATIWLSGCAGCHMSFLDQDELLLELAKKVLVVYSPLVDEKEFPDEVDVTIVEGAVGNEEQLALIRKARASTGILISMGDCAVTGNVTALRNAWENGDEAVLRRAYLELVETAPQIPNEVPALLKKAYPLHEVVKVDYFIPGCPPDASRINYVLTELLEGREPEMEGRSKFG; translated from the coding sequence ATGAGGAGTGACGAAGGGGTGAGGTTCGCCACCATCTGGCTGAGCGGCTGCGCTGGCTGCCACATGTCATTCCTCGATCAGGACGAGCTATTACTGGAACTTGCGAAGAAGGTGCTGGTGGTCTACAGCCCTCTCGTAGACGAAAAGGAGTTCCCCGATGAGGTGGACGTCACCATAGTGGAGGGGGCGGTGGGGAACGAGGAGCAGCTGGCGCTCATCAGGAAGGCCAGAGCCAGCACGGGCATTCTCATATCCATGGGCGACTGCGCCGTAACCGGCAACGTGACAGCCCTGAGAAACGCCTGGGAAAACGGGGATGAGGCCGTGCTAAGGAGGGCTTACCTCGAGCTGGTGGAAACGGCGCCTCAGATCCCGAACGAGGTGCCGGCGCTGCTGAAGAAGGCCTATCCCCTCCACGAGGTGGTGAAGGTGGACTACTTCATCCCCGGCTGCCCCCCCGACGCTTCTCGGATCAACTATGTACTCACGGAGTTGCTTGAGGGAAGGGAGCCGGAGATGGAGGGTAGATCGAAATTCGGATAG
- a CDS encoding 2Fe-2S iron-sulfur cluster binding domain-containing protein: protein MTVKLKIDGKDIEVLEGTMILEAARQNGIRIPTLCYLEGLTAYGGCRMCMVTIGKSPKPFASCVTPVSEGMEVITDSPGLREYRRMAVQFLLSERTHICSVCVANGSCELQELANELGVDHVAFEREWPRLDVDSTHSFLVMDRNRCILCTRCIRVCDEIEGVHTLDLMHRGKESQVIIDLNQEWKESSSCTSCRKCAKVCPVGAIYVEGETLSITKDDQIARFIMERREAAHEE, encoded by the coding sequence ATGACCGTGAAGCTCAAGATCGACGGGAAGGATATCGAGGTCCTTGAGGGTACGATGATCCTCGAGGCCGCCCGTCAGAACGGGATAAGGATACCCACCCTGTGCTACCTGGAAGGGTTGACGGCCTACGGAGGCTGCCGTATGTGCATGGTCACGATAGGGAAGTCACCCAAACCGTTCGCCTCCTGCGTGACCCCGGTGAGCGAGGGGATGGAGGTCATTACCGACTCCCCCGGGTTGAGGGAGTACCGCAGGATGGCGGTCCAGTTCCTCCTTTCCGAGAGGACCCACATCTGCTCGGTCTGCGTCGCCAACGGAAGTTGCGAGCTTCAGGAGCTGGCAAACGAGCTGGGGGTGGACCACGTCGCCTTCGAGAGGGAATGGCCCAGGCTCGATGTGGACTCCACGCACAGCTTCCTGGTCATGGACAGGAACCGGTGCATTCTCTGCACCCGTTGCATCAGAGTTTGCGACGAGATAGAGGGAGTGCACACCCTGGACCTGATGCACAGGGGGAAGGAGTCCCAGGTGATCATCGATCTGAATCAGGAGTGGAAGGAGTCCAGCTCCTGCACCTCATGCAGGAAGTGCGCCAAGGTCTGCCCGGTGGGGGCGATATACGTTGAGGGGGAGACACTCTCCATCACCAAGGACGACCAGATCGCACGATTCATAATGGAAAGGAGGGAGGCGGCCCATGAGGAGTGA
- a CDS encoding (2Fe-2S) ferredoxin domain-containing protein — protein sequence MKTSDLLKMARTEAEDQKGFKHRINVCCSSGCIPLGALEVLKAFEEAVKDHGKEDECKVARTGCVGTCYVGPAVVVEPGDYLYQGVTPETAREIVEGHIVKGKPVKKLLYKKAEFFDKQKKRRILRPGQVPDRDGAQAGDR from the coding sequence GTGAAGACCTCCGACCTCCTTAAGATGGCCCGCACCGAGGCCGAGGACCAGAAGGGCTTCAAGCACAGGATCAATGTCTGCTGCTCCAGCGGCTGCATTCCCCTGGGCGCATTGGAGGTCCTGAAAGCGTTCGAGGAAGCGGTCAAGGATCATGGCAAGGAGGATGAATGCAAGGTCGCCCGCACCGGATGCGTGGGCACCTGCTATGTTGGCCCGGCCGTGGTGGTCGAGCCTGGCGACTACCTCTACCAGGGCGTCACCCCTGAAACAGCCAGAGAGATCGTGGAGGGGCACATCGTCAAGGGAAAGCCCGTGAAGAAGCTCCTCTACAAGAAGGCAGAGTTTTTCGACAAGCAGAAGAAGCGGAGGATACTCCGCCCTGGTCAAGTGCCTGACCGAGATGGAGCCCAAGCAGGTGATCGATGA
- a CDS encoding NAD(P)H-dependent oxidoreductase subunit E (with HoxF and HoxU catalyzes H2-dependent NAD(P)+-reduction as well as NAD(P)H-dependent H2-evolution) → MNRDRRLITLDRTIEEHDHHRNALLEILQKAQELYGYLDLDVMTHISKELRLPPSHVYGAATFYNFFRLQEPGQHIITPCLGTACYVKGVDDIVLAIENEYDVKRGDSTSDGRLSLFVTRCIGACAQAPNVVVDGQVMGKVKKEDVLKRIEDVLGGEGE, encoded by the coding sequence ATGAATCGTGATAGGCGCTTGATAACGCTTGATAGGACGATAGAGGAGCATGATCACCACAGGAACGCGCTACTTGAGATACTTCAGAAGGCTCAGGAACTCTATGGATACCTCGACCTCGATGTGATGACACACATCTCCAAGGAGCTCAGGCTTCCCCCTAGCCATGTTTACGGGGCGGCGACATTCTACAACTTCTTCAGACTGCAGGAGCCGGGGCAGCACATCATCACGCCCTGCCTGGGGACTGCGTGCTACGTGAAAGGTGTTGACGACATCGTTTTGGCAATCGAAAACGAGTACGATGTGAAGCGTGGAGACTCCACCTCCGATGGAAGGCTCTCCCTCTTCGTCACCAGATGTATAGGAGCTTGCGCCCAAGCTCCGAATGTGGTGGTCGATGGGCAGGTCATGGGCAAGGTCAAGAAGGAAGATGTCCTGAAGAGGATCGAGGATGTTCTGGGGGGTGAGGGGGAGTGA